The Streptomyces noursei ATCC 11455 sequence GGCCGAGGCGATACTCGACGACCGCGGCCCGGACGCCTTCCCCAGCTGCGCGGTGAACGCCGGACTGACCAAGGACGGCCGCAAGCCCCGCGTCGACCCGGGCCCCACCAGCCGCCCCTCGCCGCGGCCGACGCACGGCCACAACGGCGGCGGCGCCTCCGACGACGCGGGTGACGGCTCCGACACGGCGGGCGGCGACCAGGCCCAACCGGGCCCGGCCACCCGGACGCCGGAACCGTCCGGCGGTGACTCCGGCACGGACCGCGGCCCGGACGCCGGCAGCGGCTCCGACGCCGGCGCGGACGGCCCGCACGCGCCCTCGGCGACCCCGGAGCCCTCGGGCTCCTCGTCCGCCTCGCCCGCCCCGTCCGACTCCGGGGCACCCACCGGCTCCCCGTCGGGCTCCCCGTCCGATTCCCCGTCGGGAAGCCCGTCCACCTCGCCGGCGGACCCGGCGGATCCGTCCGTGCCGTCCGACCCGTCGGGCTCGACGGACCCGGCCGACCCGGCGTCGCCCGCCCCGTCCGACTCCACCGCGCCCGGTGGCCCGGACCGGTCCGGCGCCCCCGCCACGCCGCCCGCCGCCGGCAAGCACCGCGGGACGCCCGGCGACGGTACGGAGGCCGGCGACGGCCGGGACGGCGGCCGCGGCCGGCACGCCTCCCGCGGCGGCGAGGCGCCCCGCACGCCCCCGGCGGAGGCCGGCAGCTACCGCGTGCGCCCGGGTGACAACCTGTCAGAGATCGCCGTCAGCCATGACCTGCCGGGCGGCTGGCCCGCGCTCTACCACCGCAACCAGGACGTCATCGGCTCCGACGCGGACCTGATCCACCCCGGTCAGATGCTCGACCTCGGGCGGACACAGGGGTAGTTACCGGCAGTTCGCCGTCTTTCGCGGCGTTTCGTAAAAGTGAGATATGGCTCTCGTTGCGGGGGATGGGTCCGGACCTGTCCCCCGTTGCCATACCGGGGCCTACCTGCGGAAATGACTCGCGCGGTGATCAAAAACGGTCAACTTGGTTCAGAAGATGGGGTTTGAACACCAACAGGGTTACTGCTTACGGTCAGGACCGCTCGCCAAAGCGGGCCCTTCGATCGCACGCCGAGTCCTGCCGGCGGTCGGAGTCGACGACGCGCAAGCGCCGAAGGCAGGAGCGGGGGACCCAAGGTAAGTGCCGACCCCGCCCGTGAGAGCGGGTCAGTCGGCTTGGGGTGAAGCCGTGTGTGCAGCACACACGGCCGGGCAGCTCACACGGCCCGAACCCGACAGCTCACCTCGTAGGCGTCGGTGAGGAAACGAACGCACGATGCTGATCAACAAGGGCAAGCACCGCCGCAGCTCCAAGGCCGTCCGCGTCGCCACGCTGGCCGGTGTCGCCGGCGCCGCCGTCGCCGTTCCGCTGATGGGCGCCACCTCTGCTTCCGCCGCCTCGGTCGCCACCTGGGAGAAGGTCGCCCAGTGCGAGTCCAGCGGCAACTGGTCGATCAACACCGGTAACGGCTACTACGGTGGCCTGCAGTTCTCGAACTCCAGCTGGGCCGCCGCCGGTGGCACCAAGTACGCGGCCCGCGCCGACCTGGCCACCAAGGAACAGCAGATCGCCGTCGCCGAGAAGCTGCTCGCCATGCAGGGCCCGGGCGCCTGGGGCTGCGCCGCCGCCGGTGGTCTGACCTCCGGTGGCCCGGCCGCCGACGTCAACCCCTCCGGCTCCACCGTCAAGAAGAGCCAGGGCACCGAGGCCCGCAAGCAGACCGAGGGCTCCACCAAGAAGTCCGCCCCGGTCCGCGAGAAGGCCGAGAAGAAGGCGGAGAAGGCCCAGCCGGCCGCCCCGCAGCACTCGCACCGCTCCGGTGACACCTACACCGTCAAGTCGGGCGACACCCTCGCCAAGATCGCCAAGGCGCACGGCACCAACTGGAAGGCGCTCTACGCCGCCAACAAGTCCGTCGTCGGCGGCAACCCCAACCTGATCTTCCCGGGCCAGAAGCTCAGCGTCTGAGCCGTACCGGCCACCTGAGAGACCCGCGAGAGCTGCCCCGCCGCGGCGCGTACCCCCGAGCGCGCCGTGGCGGGGCTTCTCCGTTGCCGGGCCCGGTCGCCCCCCGGCACGACGTTCCCCGCATAGCGAACAGTGCCCCGAAACCTCCTGTGAACTGGGGCTTTGTTCTGCTTGTTGGGTTTTTTCGTCCCACGGAGCGGGCCACGGGCGAGCGGATCCCCCCGGGGCCGTTAGGCTCATGCCGAGAACTCCAGACACCCCTGAAGGAGACAACGTGCCGTCCATCGACGTCGTCGTAGCCCGCGAAATTCTCGACTCGCGAGGTAATCCCACGGTCGAGGTCGAGGTCGGCCTCGACGACGGCAGCACCGGCCGTGCCGCCGTCCCGTCCGGCGCCTCCACCGGCGCCTTCGAGGCCATCGAGCTGCGGGACGGCGACCCCAACCGCTACCTCGGCAAGGGCGTGGAGAAGGCCGTCCTGGCCGTCATCGAGCAGATCGGCCCGGAGCTCGTCGGCTACGACGCGACCGAGCAGCGGCTGATCGACCAGGCGATGTTCGACCTGGACGCCACCGACAACAAGGGCTCGCTCGGCGCCAACGCCATCCTCGGCGTCTCCCTCGCCGTCGCGCACGCCGCCTCCGAGGCCAGCGACCTGCCGCTGTTCCGCTACCTCGGTGGCCCGAACGCGCACGTGCTGCCCGTCCCGATGATGAACATCCTGAACGGCGGCTCGCACGCCGACTCCAACGTGGACATCCAGGAGTTCATGATCGCCCCGATCGGCGCGGAGTCCTTCTCCGAGGCGCTGCGCTGGGGCGCCGAGGTCTACCACACCCTCAAGAAGGTGCTGAAGGCCAAGGGCCTGGCCACCGGCCTGGGCGACGAGGGCGGCTTCGCCCCCAACCTCGGCTCCAACCGCGAGGCCCTGGACCTGATCCTGGAGGCCATCAAGGAAGCCGGCTACGCCCCCGGCCAGGACATCGCGCTCGCGCTGGACGTCGCCGCCTCCGAGTTCTACAAGGACGGCAAGTACCAGTTCGAGGGCAAGGAGCGCTCCGCCGCCGAGATGACGGAGTACTACGAGGAGCTGGTGGCGGCCTACCCGCTGGTCTCCATCGAGGACCCGCTGTTCGAGGACGACTGGGCCGGCTGGAAGGTCATCACCGACAAGCTCGGCGCCAAGGTCCAGCTGGTCGGCGACGACCTCTTCGTCACCAACCCCGAGCGCCTGGCCCGCGGCATCGAGGAGGGCTCCGCCAACGCGCTGCTGGTGAAGGTCAACCAGATCGGCTCGCTGACCGAGACCCTGGACGCCGTCGAGCTGGCCCAGCGCAACGGCTTCAAGTGCATGATGTCGCACCGCTCCGGCGAGACCGAGGACGTCACCATCGCCGACCTCGCCGTCGCCACCAACTGCGGCCAGATCAAGACCGGCGCCCCGGCCCGCTCCGAGCGTGTCGCCAAGTACAACCAGCTGCTGCGCATCGAGGAGATCCTCGACGACGCGGCGGTGTACGCCGGCCGCAGCGCGTTCCCGCGCTTCAAGGGCTGAGGCCCACCCACACCACCGTCCGGCTGAGCTCCCGAGGACTCGACAACGGAGCAAAGCCGGGGTGAAGCGCAGCGTCCCCGGCACCGGTCCCGTACCGTTGCCGGGGACGTACGTCATGACGACCGCCGTGACGACGTCAGGACGGAAGCTGAAGGGGAGGCGAGACGACGTGCCCGCGGACCGGTTCTCCACCGCGACCCGGCTCAAGGCGCTCGGCGAACAGGCCGCCGCCCGCGTCCACCGCGCCAAGCGACGGCCCCGCCGCAACCGCCTCACCGGCCGGGCCGCCCTGCTGGCGCTGGTGATGTGCTCGCTGGTGGTCGCCCTGGCGTACCCGATAAGGCAGTACATCTCCCAGCGTTCGGACATCGCCGACCAGCGCCGCAAGGCCCAGGACGCCGCCGCCGCGCTCGACCGGCTGCGCGACGAGAAGGCCCGCTGGCAGGACCCGGCCTACGTCCGGCAACAGGCCCGCCGGCACCTGCACTACGTCATGCCGGACGAGACCGGGTACATCGTCCAGGACGGGACCGGGGTCCGCGCCGCGCCCAAGGGAGCGGCGGCGGCCCAACGCCCCTGGTACGACAAGCTCTGGGAAGACGCGGACCGCGCGGACGGCGCCGACCACGCCGCCACCGCCCACGCCCGCGACACCACCGCCGTCACCAAGCGGTAGCCCGCACCGGCGGGCAGCGGCGAGACTGTGTACGGGCGGGCCCGCACACGGCCGTACGGCACGCTCTCGCCGTGCTTCCGCCCGGCCCGTTCGTCACTCACCACCGGCCCTCACCGAAAGCGCACATGGACACGCCCCCGCCCCAGACCGAGCCCACCGAGCCCACCGCCGCGGACATCGCCGCCTTCAAGGAGCAGCTCGGCCGTCCGCCGCGCGGCCTGCGCGCCATCGCCCACCGCTGCCCCTGCGGCCAGCCGGACGTCGTCGAGACCGCACCGCGCCTGGAGGACGGCACCCCCTTCCCCACGCTCTACTACCTCACCTGCCCGCGCGCCGCCTCGGCGATCGGCACGTTGGAGGCCAACGGCGTGATGAAGGAGATGACCGAACGGCTGGCGGCCGACCCGGAGCTGGCCGCCGCCTACCGCGCGGCCCACGAGGACTACATCCGCCGCCGGGACGCCATCGAGGTGCTCCAGGGCTTCCCGAGCGCGGGCGGCATGCCCGACCGGGTCAAGTGCCTGCACGTGCTGGTCGGCCACTCGCTGGCCGCCGGCCCGGGAGTCAACCCGCTCGGCGACGAGGCGCTGGCCATGCTGCCCGAGTGGTGGAAGAAGGGCCCCTGCGTGAGCCCGTGCGGGGAGACCGTCGAGACCGACGAGGGAGCGTCCGAGTGAAGCGTGTCGCCGCTGTCGACTGCGGTACCAACTCCATCCGCCTGCTGGTCGCGGACGTGGACCCGACCACCGGCGAGCTGAAGGAGCTCGACCGCCGGATGCAGATCGTCCGGCTCGGCCAGGGCGTGGACCGCACCGGGCGGCTGGCGCCGGAGGCGTTGGAGCGGACCTTCGCGGCCTGCCGGGAGTACGCCGCGGTGATCAAGAACCTGGGCGCGGAGCACCTCCGCTTCGTGGCGACCTCGGCCTCCCGCGACGCGGAGAACCGCGCGGACTTCGTCCGCGGCGTGGTGGACATCCTGGGCGTGGAGCCCGAGGTGATCACCGGCGACCAGGAGGCGGAGTTCTCCTTCACCGGCGCCACCAAGGAGCTGACCGGCCACCCGCACATCGAACTCCCCTACCTCGTCGTGGACATCGGCGGCGGCTCGACGGAGTTCGTGCTCGGCGGGGCCCACCCGTCACCCGCCACCGCCCTCGCCGGAGATGCTGCGCATCGCAGCTCTGTGAGGGCCGCCCGCTCGGTGGACGTCGGCTGCGTGCGGATGACCGAGCGCCATCTGCTCCACGACGGTCACATCACGGACCCGCCCACCGCCGACCAGATCGCCGCCATCAAGGCCGACATCGCCGCGGCCCTGGACCACGCCGAGGAGACCGTCCCGCTGACCGAGGCCGCCACCCTGGTCGGCCTGGCCGGTTCGGTGACCACCGTCGCCGCCATCGCGCAGGGCCTGGACCACTACGACTCCGCGGCCATCCACCACTCCCGGATCTCCCGGGCCGCGGTCCGCGAGATCACCGAGCGCCTGCTGACCTCCACCCACGCCGAGCGGGCGGCGATCCCCGTCATGCACCCCGGCCGGGTCGACGTCATCGCGGCCGGCGCCCTCGTGCTGCTGTCGATCATGGATCGCATCGACGCCGACGAGGTCGTGGTCAGCGAACACGACATTCTGGACGGAATCGCCTGGAGCCTCGCCTGACGAGCGGTCCCCGCACGGGGTCCGGGACGGCGCCGCAGCCGCTGCCCATATCGGGCTTTTCGTGCGGGCGCGGCGCCGTCTGAGCGGGTTTCAGGGGCCTCGGAGGGGGTCCCGAGGGGCGCCCGGAAAAAAGGTTCGTGAAATCCTTCACATGAAAAAACCGCCTCCCGGGCGAACTATGGGGCCATCCGACCCTCATTCGAAGGTCCTAGGACTCATCTGCCCGAAGAATGCGGGGTCTACGGTGGGTCTCCACCGTGTGACAAGAGTGTCCGCGAGGGGCGTGGTCCAGCCGCTCGCAGACGGACAAGCCCTGATCAATAGGGGTATCCAACGTGTCGCGTTATACCGTGGTTCCCCGAACGCGCTATGGCGTCGGTCACGGAGCCGGCGGAGTGTAGCAGATGCCTTCGTCATTCTTGTGAAGGGGCTCACGAGCGACCCCCCATGTGGGGGTGGATACTCGATTGCATGAGCACCACGGAGCGTCCCAGGATCCTCGTTGTAGGCGGTGGGTACGTAGGCCTGTACGCGGCACGCCGCATCCAGAAGAAGATGCGGTACGGCGAGGCGACCGTCACGGTCGTCGACCCGCGCTCGTACATGACGTACCAGCCCTTCCTCCCTGAAGCTGCGGCCGGCAGCATCTCCCCCCGTCACGTTGTGGTCCCGCTGCGGCGCGTGCTGCCCAAGGCGGAGGTCCTCACCGGCCGGGTGACCACCATCGATCAGGACCGCAAGGTCGCCACCATCGCCCCGATCGTGGGCGATGCGTATGAGCTGCCCTTCGACTACCTGGTCGTCGCGATGGGCGCGGTCTCCCGTACCTTCCCGATCCCCGGCCTGGCCGAGAACGGCATCGGCATGAAGGGCATCGAGGAGGCCATCGGCCTGCGCAACCACGTCCTGGAGCAGCTGGACAAGGCCGACTCCACGACCGACGAGGAGGTCCGCCGCAAGGCGCTGACCTTCGTCTTCATCGGCGGTGGCTTCGCCGGTGCGGAGACCGTCGGCGAGGTCGAGGACATGGCCCGCGACGCCGCGAAGTACTACAAGAACGTCAAGCGCGAGGACATGCGCTTCCTGCTGGTCGACGTCGCGGACAAGATCCTCCCCGAGGTCGGTCCCAAGCTCGGCGCCTACGGCAAGGAGCACCTGGAGTCCCGGGGCGTCGAGGTCTACCTCAAGACCGGCATGAAGTCCTGCGTCGACGGCCACGTCGTCCTCGACAACGGCCTCGAGGTGCTCTCCAACACCATCGTGTGGACCGCCGGCGTCAAGCCGAACCCGGCGCTGTCCCGCTTCGGCCTGCCGCTGGGCCCGCGCGGTCACATCGACACCGCCGCCACCCTCCAGGTGCAGGGCACCGACTACATCTGGGCCGCGGGCGACAACGCCCAGGTCCCGGACATGGTCGGCCGCAAGAACGGCAACGAGAACGCCTGGTGCCCGCCGAACGCGCAGCACGCGCTGCGGCAGGCCAAGGTCCTCGGTGACAACGTGGTCTCCGGCATGCGGGGCTTCCCGCAGAAGGAGTACAGCCACGCCAACAAGGGCGCGGTGGCGGGCCTCGGCCTCCACAAGGGCGTCGCGATGATCGTCATGGGCAAGATGAAGATCAAGCTCAAGGGTCGTCTCGCCTGGTACATGCACCGCGCGTACCACGGCATGGCGATGCCGACGTTCAACCGCAAGATCCGGGTCTTCGCCGACTGGACGCTGGCCACCTTCCTCAAGCGCGAAGTGGTCTCGCTGGGCGCCATGGAGAACCCCCGCGAGGAGTTCTACGAGGCCGCCAAGCCGGCCCCCGCTCCGGCCGCCGCGGCCGACGGAGGCAAGCCGAAGGCCAAGGCTTCCTGAACCATCGGTCGGGTACTCCGACCAGCCCGAAGGGCGTCCGCCATCCGTGGGGCGGGCGCCCTTCGGCGTGCCCGGGTATGGCTGAAAACGGGCGGCATGTTGTTCTCTTGCAGGCGAACGGGACTATATGGGCGCCCACTTGGCGTTTAGGTGGTGGGTGAAACTTCTTTGCCCGACTCGTCATGACGGAGGTGTGCGACATGGCCGGTGCCGCTGGACGGCTCACCAACCTTGCCGAGGAGGTTCTGGGGGCCCCGCTCCCGGTGCGGATCCGCGCCTGGGACCGCAGCGAGTCCGGCCCCCCGGACGCCCCGGTGCTCGTCATCCGCAATCGCCGGGCGCTGCGCCGACTGCTTTTCAAACCAGGTGAGTTGGGCCTGGCCCGGGCCTGGGTGGCCGGTGACATCGACGTCCAGGGCGACCTCTACGAGGCGCTGGACCGGCTCGCCGGGCTGATCTGGGAGCGCGGCAGCGCCGGCCCGAAGGCGCCGCGCGCCGCCGTGCTGCGCGCCCTGGCCCGCCCCGAGATCCGCGCCGCCGCCAAGGAACTGCTCTCCCTGGCCGGCCTCCCGGTCCCGCCCCCGCCGCCCGTGGAGGAGGCCCGCCCGCGCCGCGGGGCGCTGCACTCCCTGCTCCGCGACCGGCAGGCGATCAGCCACCACTACGACGTCGGCAACGACTTCTACGCGCTGGTGCTCGGCCCGTCCATGGTCTACTCCTGCGCCTACTGGGAGACGCCGGACGCCACCCTGGAGGACGCCCAGCGCGACAAGCTCGACCTGATCTGCCGCAAGCTCGGCCTGGCGGAGGGGCAGCGGCTGCTGGACGTGGGCTGCGGCTGGGGCTCGATGGTGCTGCACGCGGCCCGCGAGTACGGCGTCCGGGCGGTCGGCATCACGCTCTCCGAGGAGCAGGCCACCTACGCCCGCAAGCGGATCGCCGAGGCCGGGCTCGCCGACCGGGTCGAGATCCGGGTGCAGGACTACCGCGAGATCGCCGACGGGCCGTTCGACGCGATCTCCTCGATCGGGATGGCCGAGCACGTCGGCCGGGCCCGGTACGCGGAGTACGCGGAACTGCTGTACGCCCTGCTCAAGCCCGGCGGGCGGCTGCTCAACCACCAGATCGCGCGCCGGCCGCTGGCGGACGAGGAGACGTACCGCGTCGACGAGTTCATCGACCGCTATGTCTTCCCCGACGGGGAGTTGGCCCCGGTGGGGCGGACCGTCGGCCAGCTGGAGGAGGCCGGCTTCGAGGTGCGGGACGTGGAGGCGATCCGGGAGCACTACGCGCTGACGCTGCGTCGGTGGGTGGCCAATCTGGAGGCCCACTGGAACGAGGCGGCCCGGCTCACGTCCCCGGGCCGGGCCCGGGTCTGGCGGCTCTACATGGCCGCCTCGGCGCTGTCGTTCGAGCGCAACCGCATAGGGGTCAACCAGGTGCTGGCGGTCCGTACGCCGGATTCCGGGGCCCCCGCGCTGCCGCTGCGGGCCCGGGACTGGCGGGGCTGAACCACCGGGTGCCCACGGCCGAGGGCCCCGTTCCCCCGCACCAGGGCGGGGGAACGGGGCCCTCGGGCCGTTCGGGAGGGGTGCCGGCTACTCGGCCTTGATGGCCTGGAGCATGTTGAGCTTCGCCGCCCGGCGCGCCGGCCACAGCGCGGCCAGGACGCCCACCAGCGCGGCCACCGCGAGGAAGACGGTCATCCGGCCCCACGGCATCACCAGCTCGTAGGTCGGCAGCGAGCCGCTGATCAGCTCACCGGCCGCCCAGCCGAGGAACACGCCCAGGCCGATTCCCAGCACCCCGCCGAAGAGCGAGATCACCAGCGACTCCAGCCGCACCATCCGCTTGATCCCGCGGCGGTCCAGGCCGATGGCGCGCAGCATGCCGATCTCCTGGGAGCGCTCGAAGACCGACATCGCCAGGGTGTTGATGACGCCGAGCACCGCCACGATCACCGCCATGGCCAGCAGGCCGTAGACCATGTTCAGCATCAGCGTGAAGGTCTGGGCGATGGCGTTGGAGACGTCCCTCTTGTCCGCGACGGTGATCGCCGGGTTCTTGCCGAGCGCCTTGACCAGGGAGTCCTTGGCCTCGGGGGTGGCGCCGTGCGCGGTCTTGACCAGCACCTGCATGTCGGTGGCGTGCTTCTGGTGCGGCGCGAGCGTGCCGTTGTCCAGGATGATGCCGCGGATCACCTCGTTGCCCTGGTAGATCCCGCCGATGGTCAGCGTGCTCTTCTTGCCGTCCTCGAAGGTCACCGGCAGCCGGGAGCCGACGTGCCAGCCCTTGTCCTTGGCGAGGGAGTCGTCCACGACGGCCCGGTCGCCGTCCAGGGTGCCGAGCGCGCCCTCGGTGAAGTCGAGCTGGGTGAGCCGGCCGAAGTCCTTGCCGTTGACGCCGGTCAGGTACTCGGTGTCGGCGCCGATGCGGGACGGGGAGTTGCGCAGCGGGCTGGACGCGGTGACCCCGTCCACGGCCGCGAGCTTCTTCGCCACGTCCGGGGAGAGCGGGGACCGGGTCGCCATGGAGACGACGTAGTCGGCCTTCAGGGCGGAGGTGGCCATCTTGTCGATGCCCTGCTGCACGCTGCCGGCGATCACCGTCAGGCCGGTGATCAGGGTCAGCCCGATCATCAGCGCGGAGGCGGTGGCGGCCGTCCGGCGCGGGTTGCGGACGGCGTTCTGCCGGGCGAGGGTGCCGGATATCCCGAAGAGCCGCAGCACCGGGGAGGCCAGCGCGACCAGCGGGCGGGACAGCAGCGGCGTCAGCACGAACACGCCGATCAGCAGCAGCGCGGCGCCCGCGCCCATGGTGACCTTGCCGTCGGACATCCCGGTGGCGACCAGGACCGCGGCCGTGCCGGCGCCCGCGAAGAGCGCGCCGATGGTGTTGCGGACCACCAGCGACTTGGTGGTGGCGGTGGCGTGCACGCTGTTCATCGCGGCGACCGGCGGGATCTTCGCGGCCCG is a genomic window containing:
- a CDS encoding NAD(P)/FAD-dependent oxidoreductase, producing MSTTERPRILVVGGGYVGLYAARRIQKKMRYGEATVTVVDPRSYMTYQPFLPEAAAGSISPRHVVVPLRRVLPKAEVLTGRVTTIDQDRKVATIAPIVGDAYELPFDYLVVAMGAVSRTFPIPGLAENGIGMKGIEEAIGLRNHVLEQLDKADSTTDEEVRRKALTFVFIGGGFAGAETVGEVEDMARDAAKYYKNVKREDMRFLLVDVADKILPEVGPKLGAYGKEHLESRGVEVYLKTGMKSCVDGHVVLDNGLEVLSNTIVWTAGVKPNPALSRFGLPLGPRGHIDTAATLQVQGTDYIWAAGDNAQVPDMVGRKNGNENAWCPPNAQHALRQAKVLGDNVVSGMRGFPQKEYSHANKGAVAGLGLHKGVAMIVMGKMKIKLKGRLAWYMHRAYHGMAMPTFNRKIRVFADWTLATFLKREVVSLGAMENPREEFYEAAKPAPAPAAAADGGKPKAKAS
- a CDS encoding Ppx/GppA phosphatase family protein produces the protein MKRVAAVDCGTNSIRLLVADVDPTTGELKELDRRMQIVRLGQGVDRTGRLAPEALERTFAACREYAAVIKNLGAEHLRFVATSASRDAENRADFVRGVVDILGVEPEVITGDQEAEFSFTGATKELTGHPHIELPYLVVDIGGGSTEFVLGGAHPSPATALAGDAAHRSSVRAARSVDVGCVRMTERHLLHDGHITDPPTADQIAAIKADIAAALDHAEETVPLTEAATLVGLAGSVTTVAAIAQGLDHYDSAAIHHSRISRAAVREITERLLTSTHAERAAIPVMHPGRVDVIAAGALVLLSIMDRIDADEVVVSEHDILDGIAWSLA
- the eno gene encoding phosphopyruvate hydratase: MPRTPDTPEGDNVPSIDVVVAREILDSRGNPTVEVEVGLDDGSTGRAAVPSGASTGAFEAIELRDGDPNRYLGKGVEKAVLAVIEQIGPELVGYDATEQRLIDQAMFDLDATDNKGSLGANAILGVSLAVAHAASEASDLPLFRYLGGPNAHVLPVPMMNILNGGSHADSNVDIQEFMIAPIGAESFSEALRWGAEVYHTLKKVLKAKGLATGLGDEGGFAPNLGSNREALDLILEAIKEAGYAPGQDIALALDVAASEFYKDGKYQFEGKERSAAEMTEYYEELVAAYPLVSIEDPLFEDDWAGWKVITDKLGAKVQLVGDDLFVTNPERLARGIEEGSANALLVKVNQIGSLTETLDAVELAQRNGFKCMMSHRSGETEDVTIADLAVATNCGQIKTGAPARSERVAKYNQLLRIEEILDDAAVYAGRSAFPRFKG
- a CDS encoding FtsB family cell division protein, which gives rise to MPADRFSTATRLKALGEQAAARVHRAKRRPRRNRLTGRAALLALVMCSLVVALAYPIRQYISQRSDIADQRRKAQDAAAALDRLRDEKARWQDPAYVRQQARRHLHYVMPDETGYIVQDGTGVRAAPKGAAAAQRPWYDKLWEDADRADGADHAATAHARDTTAVTKR
- a CDS encoding ABC transporter permease, encoding MFRTALRNVLAHKARLLMTVLAVMLGVAFVSGTLVFTSTLSDALQGTARKGFDNVDVAIQRGGSDRADGVPGARPALDQKLLETAAHLPGAASATGTVSGFTAIADKHGTMIGDGFSTLGGNYFPGPNGTDARYPMRSGAAPKGPHEFALDAHTADRGGYKVGDTVRISVDGPVREQKLTGVFSTDDARVGAGGSLALFDTATAQKLFAAPGRFDEIDVKAAPGTSQAALKDAVEKVLPQGTEATTGRQLADEQATMIAQSMDGMKTGLLGFAAVALFVGVFIIANTFTMLVAQRTKELALLRAVGASRRQITRSVLTEAFVVGAVAAVTGLLAGIGIGAALRSLLNATGAKVPDGPLVISPSTILIALVVGIVVTVLAAWLPGRRAAKIPPVAAMNSVHATATTKSLVVRNTIGALFAGAGTAAVLVATGMSDGKVTMGAGAALLLIGVFVLTPLLSRPLVALASPVLRLFGISGTLARQNAVRNPRRTAATASALMIGLTLITGLTVIAGSVQQGIDKMATSALKADYVVSMATRSPLSPDVAKKLAAVDGVTASSPLRNSPSRIGADTEYLTGVNGKDFGRLTQLDFTEGALGTLDGDRAVVDDSLAKDKGWHVGSRLPVTFEDGKKSTLTIGGIYQGNEVIRGIILDNGTLAPHQKHATDMQVLVKTAHGATPEAKDSLVKALGKNPAITVADKRDVSNAIAQTFTLMLNMVYGLLAMAVIVAVLGVINTLAMSVFERSQEIGMLRAIGLDRRGIKRMVRLESLVISLFGGVLGIGLGVFLGWAAGELISGSLPTYELVMPWGRMTVFLAVAALVGVLAALWPARRAAKLNMLQAIKAE
- a CDS encoding DUF501 domain-containing protein; the encoded protein is MDTPPPQTEPTEPTAADIAAFKEQLGRPPRGLRAIAHRCPCGQPDVVETAPRLEDGTPFPTLYYLTCPRAASAIGTLEANGVMKEMTERLAADPELAAAYRAAHEDYIRRRDAIEVLQGFPSAGGMPDRVKCLHVLVGHSLAAGPGVNPLGDEALAMLPEWWKKGPCVSPCGETVETDEGASE
- a CDS encoding transglycosylase family protein; amino-acid sequence: MTGAGLALPLFTAGGAHAADTATWDRVAQCESGGVWSAATGNGFYGGLQLTQEMWNDYGGTAYASRPDLASRAQQIAVAEAILDDRGPDAFPSCAVNAGLTKDGRKPRVDPGPTSRPSPRPTHGHNGGGASDDAGDGSDTAGGDQAQPGPATRTPEPSGGDSGTDRGPDAGSGSDAGADGPHAPSATPEPSGSSSASPAPSDSGAPTGSPSGSPSDSPSGSPSTSPADPADPSVPSDPSGSTDPADPASPAPSDSTAPGGPDRSGAPATPPAAGKHRGTPGDGTEAGDGRDGGRGRHASRGGEAPRTPPAEAGSYRVRPGDNLSEIAVSHDLPGGWPALYHRNQDVIGSDADLIHPGQMLDLGRTQG
- a CDS encoding transglycosylase family protein — encoded protein: MLINKGKHRRSSKAVRVATLAGVAGAAVAVPLMGATSASAASVATWEKVAQCESSGNWSINTGNGYYGGLQFSNSSWAAAGGTKYAARADLATKEQQIAVAEKLLAMQGPGAWGCAAAGGLTSGGPAADVNPSGSTVKKSQGTEARKQTEGSTKKSAPVREKAEKKAEKAQPAAPQHSHRSGDTYTVKSGDTLAKIAKAHGTNWKALYAANKSVVGGNPNLIFPGQKLSV
- a CDS encoding SAM-dependent methyltransferase — translated: MAGAAGRLTNLAEEVLGAPLPVRIRAWDRSESGPPDAPVLVIRNRRALRRLLFKPGELGLARAWVAGDIDVQGDLYEALDRLAGLIWERGSAGPKAPRAAVLRALARPEIRAAAKELLSLAGLPVPPPPPVEEARPRRGALHSLLRDRQAISHHYDVGNDFYALVLGPSMVYSCAYWETPDATLEDAQRDKLDLICRKLGLAEGQRLLDVGCGWGSMVLHAAREYGVRAVGITLSEEQATYARKRIAEAGLADRVEIRVQDYREIADGPFDAISSIGMAEHVGRARYAEYAELLYALLKPGGRLLNHQIARRPLADEETYRVDEFIDRYVFPDGELAPVGRTVGQLEEAGFEVRDVEAIREHYALTLRRWVANLEAHWNEAARLTSPGRARVWRLYMAASALSFERNRIGVNQVLAVRTPDSGAPALPLRARDWRG